GTAAACCCGTGCTTTTGCATATGTTTAATCCACTCTCCACATCAACCACAAGACGGACTGCGATAAACTGTGATTTCTTGATTTCCTGAGTAAGGTTCTGTTTCTTTGTCCCAGATGCTTGTGGTGGAAATTAATGGAGAATTGCTGACTAATGTTTGTGGATTATTGTCTAAATTAGCATTTCCTTTGCTTAACAGAGCTACTGTTGCATAAGTAGTAGCTACTACTCCAGTAGTAATAATGACTGATACTAAAGGGCGGGATATTTTATTCATCGAATTAAATAAACGTTTTTCATCATCAAAATCCCAAACTAATTTTTGATTACTAATGATGAGTTAATTTAGTTCATGGTTCCAAAACACTTCTTCTATTTTAGACTCTCTGGTTAGATGGAGAGTCAACTAAAATTACTACTAATTATTGTGATGTCTATTACTGAGTATATCAGGCACAATTTGAAAATATATTTTAATTTTAAAACATTACTTCACAGTTTTTTGAGCAAGCATATCAAAATGAAATCAGGATGAAATTTAACATATGTATAAGTAAGAAAATTAAAAATTTTCTTTTATTCCCATAGTTAGAAGCACTGTTTTGAAGTATTTTTCTATTCTTCTAAATAAGAAAGTACAAATCCTAAACATAGGAGTGTATATGCCTTTAGTTCATCATGAATATCAATCTAGCTTTGATGTCCAGTAAGGCAAGCGACTTTCTGCCACCTCACTTCATTGTTCTACCGGCTTCACTGTAATTCGTCATGGCACATCGCAACCATAGAACACCTGTTGACTCTGTTACAGAACATCAGCAACATCACTACCCTAAAGAACATCAACCAGGACATTTGGAACACGGTGGACACGCTGGACATGGTAAACACGCTGGACACAGCCCGGAAATTTTCAAACGTCGCTTTTTTATCTGCCTGGTTCTGACTTTACCAATCTTATATTTTTCCACCCAATTACAAGAATGGTTGAATTACGAAGCGATCGCCTTTCCTGGTTCGGGGTGGATTAACCCGGTTTTAGCAATCATCATCTATTTCTATGGCGGTTGGGTATTTTTAAAAGGTGCTTGGAACGAACTGCACAGCAAAATCGGGATGATGACCTTGATTGCACTGGCAATCACAGTAGCATTTGTCTATAGCTTGGCAGTTTCTCTGGGTTTACGGGGGATGCCTTTTTATTGGGAATTAGCAACCCTAGTAGATATCATGTTGCTGGGACATTGGGTAGAAATGGCGTCAGTTCAAGGTGCTAGTCGGGCTTTGGAAAATTTAGCACAATTAGTACCTTCTCAAGCTCATCGCTTTACTAACGGTAAAGTTGAGGATGTGCCAGTTAACGACATTCAAGCAGAAGATATTATCTTAATTCGTCCGGGCGAACAGGTTCCCAATGATGGGATTGTCATTGAGGGAGACACCAATATTAATGAATCTTTTCTTACAGGTGAATCTCGTCCTGTTCCTAAACATGAAGGTGATGAAGTCGTAGCTGGTTCGGTTAACGGTGAAGGTTCGGTAAAAGTTAAAGTTACTCGTATTGGTGGTGACACGACAATTAATCAGATTATGCGCTTGGTAGAAGAGGCGCAGGGTTCAAGAAGTAGATATCAAGTTTTAGCAGACCGCACAGCTTACTGGTTAACTATCATTGCGATCGCTGCTGGTAGTCTCACTTTCTTTGTTTGGCTGTTTTTTAGCGATTTACTCTTTGCTGTCAACCGTACTGTTACCGTATTAGTTATCACTTGTCCCCACGCCCTTGGTTTAGCGATTCCTTTGGTAATTGCCAACTCTACTGGTTTAGCTGCTAAAAACGGCATTTTGGTAAGAAACCGAGATGCTTTAGAACGGGCAAAAGATATTAAAAATATGGCGTTCGATAAAACTGGAACTCTGACAGAAGGACGCTTTGCAGTTCAAAGAGTTGTTAGCGACTCTATTGCAGAAGAACAAGCCTTAGCAATAGCCGCAGCTTTGGAAACTTCTTCCGAACACCCGTTAGCTAAAGCAGTGGTGGAAGCCGCCGAACGCCGCCAACTGCATTTACCCCAAATGAGCGATTTTAAGACAGTAACGGGTCGGGGTGTGGAGGGGAAAGTTAACGGTGAAACTTACCAAATCGGTCGTCCGGAATGGGTGGAAGAACAAAATCTGAATTTACCATCATCTCTACGTCAAGGACTAAATACAGCAGACGAACGCGGAGAAAGTGCGGTAGTTTTAATGACTTCTAAAAGTGCTGTTGCCGTAATTTCAATGGCTGACCAAGTGCGAGAACGGGCGCGAGAAGCGGTAAAGAAGTTAAAGGAAAAAAATATTCAAGTAATCATGATTACTGGAGATGCGGAAGCTGTAGCCCGGACTGTTGCCGAGGATTTAGGTATTGATCGTTATTATGCCCGCGTTTTGCCAGAAGACAAGGTTAATATTATCAAACAATTGAAACAAGAAGGTGCAACAGCTTTTGTTGGCGATGGAATTAACGATGCAGCTGCACTTTTAGAAGCTAATATTGGGATTGCGATCGGTGCAGGAACTAATGTGGCAATTGAATCTGCGGACTTAGTGTTGATTGAAGATGATCCTTTAGATGCGGTTAAAGCCCTCAATCTAGCACAAAAAACTTACAGCAAAATGATTCAAAATTTGGCATGGGCAACAGGTTACAACGTAATTGCCATCCCCCTGGCTGCTGGTGTGCTTTATACCTGGGGATTTTTGCTTTCGCCAGCAGTGGGGGCGTTGTTAATGAGTTTATCAACTGTGATTGTGGCAATTAACGCTGTGATGTTGCGACGAGCGAAGTTGGCTTAGTTTTAAACGCAAAGGGACGCTGAGGGAAACGCAAAGGTACGCAGAGTCTAAGATGACGCTCGAAGCAAAGGATTGTCAGGATTACTATCTTCAAAATAGATAGATATAAATTGCGAGTGATTCTTGTAAAGATGCGATCGCTCACATATCTAAAATTCTTTACTCTCGATTTTTAAGTACAAAAAGTCGGGATCTCGTTATTTAAGGCATTTCGCGCTGAATTCTTT
Above is a genomic segment from Fischerella sp. JS2 containing:
- a CDS encoding heavy metal translocating P-type ATPase, translated to MAHRNHRTPVDSVTEHQQHHYPKEHQPGHLEHGGHAGHGKHAGHSPEIFKRRFFICLVLTLPILYFSTQLQEWLNYEAIAFPGSGWINPVLAIIIYFYGGWVFLKGAWNELHSKIGMMTLIALAITVAFVYSLAVSLGLRGMPFYWELATLVDIMLLGHWVEMASVQGASRALENLAQLVPSQAHRFTNGKVEDVPVNDIQAEDIILIRPGEQVPNDGIVIEGDTNINESFLTGESRPVPKHEGDEVVAGSVNGEGSVKVKVTRIGGDTTINQIMRLVEEAQGSRSRYQVLADRTAYWLTIIAIAAGSLTFFVWLFFSDLLFAVNRTVTVLVITCPHALGLAIPLVIANSTGLAAKNGILVRNRDALERAKDIKNMAFDKTGTLTEGRFAVQRVVSDSIAEEQALAIAAALETSSEHPLAKAVVEAAERRQLHLPQMSDFKTVTGRGVEGKVNGETYQIGRPEWVEEQNLNLPSSLRQGLNTADERGESAVVLMTSKSAVAVISMADQVRERAREAVKKLKEKNIQVIMITGDAEAVARTVAEDLGIDRYYARVLPEDKVNIIKQLKQEGATAFVGDGINDAAALLEANIGIAIGAGTNVAIESADLVLIEDDPLDAVKALNLAQKTYSKMIQNLAWATGYNVIAIPLAAGVLYTWGFLLSPAVGALLMSLSTVIVAINAVMLRRAKLA